A genome region from Mercenaria mercenaria strain notata chromosome 11, MADL_Memer_1, whole genome shotgun sequence includes the following:
- the LOC123530673 gene encoding uncharacterized protein LOC123530673 produces MQRLNAEKVNADDPTLIELIKEFYIEKSSKLPYNLEHPEKRDPSCGQTAFVDDFMKHKEGAFYVDCGAHAGEIFSNSLFLERYRNWNGILIEANPTVYKELKKKNRKAFTLNACLNGKPYPSVMTFLEDSWWGYILDGNQSMANKGRSGTARYVEVQCFPLYSILMALNQTKIDYFSLDVEGAEESVLDSIPWSKVDIRMMSIEYDKWPGGKYALKAYMEKRGYKFMTEVTVSAAADIIMLKED; encoded by the exons ATGCAAAGATTAAACGCAGAAAAAGTAAATGCCGACGACCCAACTCTGATTGAACTTATTAAggaattttacattgaaaaatcatCTAAGCTGCCGTACAACTTAGAACATCCAGAAAAAAGAGACCCATCCTGCGGACAGACAGCTTTTGTTGATGACTTTATGAAACATAAG GAAGGTGCGTTTTATGTTGATTGTGGCGCCCACGCTGGGGAGATATTTTCAAATTCCTTGTTTCTCGAAAGGTATCGTAACTGGAATGGTATACTTATTGAAGCAAACCCGACAGTCTACAAAGaattaaagaagaaaaacagaaaaGCTTTTACTCTGAACGCATGCCTTAACGGGAAGCCGTATCCTTCCGTG ATGACCTTTTTAGAGGATTCTTGGTGGGGATACATTTTAGATGGAAATCAATCAATGGCGAATAAAGGAAGGAGTGGCACAGCCCGTTATGTGGAAGTCCAGTGTTTCCCATTGTACTCTATTCTTATGGCGTTAAATCAAACCAAAATTGATTACTTTAGTTTAGACGTTGAAGGAGCCGAGGAAAGCGTGCTTGACAGCATACCTTGGAGCAAAGTTGACATAAGAATGATGTCTATTGAATATGATAAGTGGCCTGGTGGAAAGTATGCATTAAAGGCTTACATGGAAAAAAGAGGGTACAAGTTTATGACTGAGGTTACTGTGTCAGCCGCAGCAGATATCATAATGTTAAAGGAGGATTGA